The DNA sequence ATGATTTGCCGATCGAACCCCGCACGGGCTTGCGTTCCGGATCGGTATAGGCTATAAATCCTATGTCACGCCTCGAGCGGCTTCGTCGCCCGGCGCAGCTCGGCGAAGTTGTCGCGCAGATGCTCGGCGGCGCGCAGCGCCAGCGCGGTGACGGTGGGCGTCGGATTGACCACCCCGCCGGTCGCGAGGACGCTTCATACCGATCTTCTGGCCGCCGATCGGCTTGTTCTCGGTGACCGCGCGATACTCGCCCGGCACGAGCTCGTAGTTGACGTTCTCCTGCCGCGTTCTTCCCCTTTGCTCTCGTTTCAGGCTCGTCGGCCCAGCGACTGCGATCCGTGCGAGCGTCGCGAAACCTGTTTTCTCTTGCTGTTTCGTATCGTAAACAGGTCATGCTTCATTACCGAAACAGAAAAATGTGCGCGGCCACAGTCCACGCGGTAGTAGGCGCCCGCGGGAGCCTCGTCCTTGTTCGATCAGATCCTCAAAGGTGGCCACGTCCTCGATCCGGGCCAGAACGTCGATCGGCGCGCCGATGTCGCCTTCGCCAAGGGGCGGGTCGCCGCCCTCGACGACGACATTCCGGCCGAGCGCGCCCAGAACGTCGTCGACGTGACCGACCGCCTCGTCACGCCCGGGCTGATCGACCTGCACACCCACGTCTACTGGGGTGGCACCTCACTGGGCGTGAATGCCGACAAGCTCGCCCGGCGCAGCGGCACCACCACGTTCGTGGATGCCGGCAGCGCCGGGCCCGGCAATTTCCCGGGCTTTCGCCACCACGTCATCGAGCGCTCCAGGGTCCGCATCCTGGCCTACATGAACATCTCCTTCGCCGGCATCTGCGCGTTCTCGAAGAACGTCATGGTGGGCGAGAACCTCGACATCCGCCTCTGCAACCCGCGCGAGGTGGTGGCCGTCGCCCGGAGCACCTCGAGCACCTCGTCGGCGTCAAGGTCCGGGTCGGCCAGGTCACCAGCGGCAGCAACGGCGCCGGTCCCTTCAACGCCGCCCTCGATGCCGCCGACAAGCTGCACATGCCGCTGATGACCCATCTCGACTACCCGCCGCCCGGCCGCCACGAGATCATCGAGCATCTGCGCAAGGGCGACGTCCTCACCCACTGCTTCAAGCCGTTCCCGAACGCGCCGATCGACGGCCACCGCCAGATCCGCGCCGACATGCACAGCGCCCGCAAGCGCGGCGTCGTCTTCGATATCGGCCACGGGATGGGCTCGCTCGCCTTCGAGACGGCGACCGCCATGCTGCAGCAGGGCTTCCTCCCCGACGTCATCTCCAGCGACGTGCACACGCTCTGCATCCATGGGCCGGCCTACGATCTGTTGAGCACGCTGTCCAAGTTCCTGGCTCTCGGCATGCGCCTCGACGACGTGATCCGCACGGCCACCCTGCACCCGGCGGCCGCCATCGGCCGCAACGATCTCGGCAGCCTCGCGCCCGGTGCCATCGGCGACGCCTCCGTCCTCGAGCGGCGGCCCGGCCGCTATGTCCACACCGACAGCCTCGGCGAGACGATCACCGCCGACAGAGCATCTGTTCTGCACCGGCCTCGTCACCGCTGTCACCGCCGGATCCTGGCGAATCACCGAGCGAGGAGACGTGCGCATGAGCACGTCCCCCAGATCCAGCCCCAATGCCGCGCTCGTCGGTCAGCTCGGCTCCGTCTCCTGCTCGACACCCCGGCCCTGGTGCTCGACCTCGACGCGTTCGAGCTGAACCTGCGCACCGTGCATGGCCGGGCGAAGGAACGCGGGGTAGCGCTTCGGCCGCATGCCAAGTCGCACAAATCGGCGGCTGTCGGCCGAGCCCAGCTGGCGGCCGGCGCCATCGGGCTCTGCTGCGCCAAGCTCGGCGAGGCCGAAGCGCTGGCCGCGGCCGGCCTCGACGGGTTCCTGATCACCGCACCGGTGACCAGCCGGCCGAAGGTTCAGCGCCTGATGGGCCTGAACGCCCGGCTCGCCGATCTCGCTGTCGTTGTCGACGATGTCGCCAATGTCGCCGAGCTGGCGGCCGCCTGACCGAGGCCGGCAGGCGGTTGAAGCTCCTGATCGACGTCGATGTCGGCACGCACCGCATAGGGCGTCACCCGTCCCGAAGCGGCGCTCGCGCTGGCCAAGGCGATCCGTGAAGCCGATGGACTCGAGCTCGTCGGCGTGCAGGCTATGCCGGCCAGACCCGAGGCGATCCCAGGCTATGCCGAGCGCCGGGCGGCATCCGGGCAAGGCGCTGGCCCGCGCTTCCCAGTTCGCACGACATTGCGCGACGCTGGTCGAGCAGGGCCATCCCTGCCCGATCGTCACCGGCAGCGGCACCGGCACCCGCGACTTCGACCACGAGTTTGGCCTCTTCACCGACCTGCAGGTCGGCTCCTATGTCTTCTCCGACGTGATCTACAATTCGATCGAGATCGGTGCTGGAGGAGATAGGCCGGTCCTGCCGGCGCTCTTCGTCGTGAGCCGTGTGATCAGCCGGCAGCATCGGGACTTCGCCACGATCGACGCGGGCTCGAAGAGCTTCTCGATGGACGGGCCGATGCCGGTCCTGTGGCGGGGCCGACGCCGGGCTCCACCTACTATTAGCCCGGTTCGGCGATCAGTTCGGCCGTCTCGACCTCACCGGTGCTGACAGGCCAGTGGAGCTCGGCGAGCTGACCACATGGATGGTGCCGCATTGCGATCCGACCATGAATCTCTACGACCACTATCACTGTGTGCGCGGCGATGATCTCGTCGATATCTGGGCGATCGAGGCGCGTGGCCGCACCGACTGAGCCACAGGAACAGCCGCGGCCGGCGCAGTAGCCAGCTCGGTCGCGCGCTGCGGCGCGATCCGCAACGGGCTCGGCATCAGCCTCGCCGAGGTGGCGCTCCGCACCGGGGTCAGCGTCTCGACACTGTCGAAGGTCGAGAACGGCCAGATGTCGTTGACCTATGACAAGCTGGTGCAGCTCAGCGAGGGCCTCGGGGTCGACATCGGCGCCTTCTTCGATGCGTCACCCCCCGCCGAGGTCGCCGGTAAAGGCGGTGACGGCCCCGGCGAGAGCATCACCCGACCGGGCGAGGAGATGCTGGTCAGGACGCCCGAACTACGACTACCGCTACCTCTGCACCGACCTGTCGCAAAGGCTATGGTGCCCATCACTGATCACCATCCGTGCCCGTTCGCTGGTCAGGTTCAGCCAGCTCAGCCGACATTCGGGCGAGGAGTTCATCTACGTGCTGCGTGGTCCGATCGAGGTGCATACGGAGCACTACGCGCCGGCCCGCCTGAACGAGGGCGATGCGCTCTATATCGACAGCACCATGGCGCACGCCTCGCTCGCGATCGGCGACACCGACGCCCTGGTGATCAATGTCTGCTACAGCCCCAGCGCGGGCCACCTGCAGAACCTGGTCGACCTCGCCCGAGCAGCGGCCCTTTCCGCCGACATCGAGGCGGTGGACGCCCCGCCGAGAGAGGCCGGGCGTCCGCCGTGGCTGAACCGAAGCCCTAAGTAGGCGGGACTCGATCACCGCCACGTCCACGGCGGCGTATGTCGTCGCTCAGCTCGAAGCCGTCGGCCGCCGCCTGAACGGCCGCGTGGTCGAAGTCATTGGCCGCTGGCACCCACGCATTGCTGCACACATCGGTCGCGACGATGGGCTTCGTGATCTGCCCGATCTCAAAGGAGATCGGAAGAACTACCACTGCTCCATGTCGTGCCAGCCCCACCCCTCGCGCTGGTCCCAGGGACCGCGAAGACCTTGGCGGGTTGCATCATGGACTCGGTGGCGATGTCGGGTGCGAGGGTCGAGGCCAGGCCCGGGAACTGATCCATGACGATCTGGGTCGTCGCCCGAGGGTTGAGGTAGCCGAATTCCAGGCCCATGGCCCAGGCGCGGAGATAGGCTTCGTAGAGCTCGGCCTTCGCCGCGTCCTCGGCGTCCGAGCGGCGGACCACGAAGGTGTTGGCCGGCAACCTCGAGAAATCGTACGGCAGGAGATAGTCGAACTCGAGACCTGGCCGGTCCACTGCGCTCGCAGGCCCTCCCATGACAAAGCGACGTCGCCCTGGCCCTGCAGCAGTGCCTGGCCCCAGAGATTGCCGGCTTCGGCGTAGCTACTCGACACTGGCCGGATCGATGCCGAGCTGGGCGAGCTCCGGATCGACGATCGATTTCCAGCCGATCGAGCCGAGGAGGATGGTCTTGCCCGCCAGCTCCTTCGGATCGGCCGGCTTCTCGCCCGGGCGGAACGCGAAGCTGAAGACGTCGAAGGCGCCCATCTGCCAGACCGAGGTGATCGGCATGCCCTGCTCGAGCCCGAGCGAGAAGACGCCGGGTGAGGGGAAGCCCATGTCGGACTGCTCCTGATCCACCAGCTTGATGGTGGCGGTCGCCTCCATCGGCCCGGGCTCCAGCGTCGTCTCGATGTCGCCGAACCAGCCGTATTTCTTGGCAACCCAATAGGGATAGTCGTCGAGCACCTCGATCGTGCCACGCGGGCTGACCCAGCGGACGGTGCCGCTCGCCGCCTGCGCACGGCCCGGGGCGAAAGCCCGCCGACCCGAGCCCGAGAGCCGCCACCGTGCCGCCCGTCGCCGAAAGGAACCGCCGCCTCGGAAGCCTCCAGCATCCCTGTCTCCCTTGTTCGGGCGATCAGCTTTCCCAGCTCGCCCATTTCTTGCCGACCCAGTAGAAGAAAACATAGATCGAGATGCCGATGACCGCGAGCACGAGGATGCAGGCGAAGAACTGCGGCATCTGGATCAGCGACGAGTAGTAC is a window from the Rhodospirillales bacterium genome containing:
- a CDS encoding alanine racemase — encoded protein: MTADRASVLHRPRHRCHRRILANHRARRRAHEHVPQIQPQCRARRSARLRLLLDTPALVLDLDAFELNLRTVHGRAKERGVALRPHAKSHKSAAVGRAQLAAGAIGLCCAKLGEAEALAAAGLDGFLITAPVTSRPKVQRLMGLNARLADLAVVVDDVANVAELAAA
- a CDS encoding cupin domain-containing protein; this translates as MTSWCSSARASGSTSAPSSMRHPPPRSPVKAVTAPARASPDRARRCWSGRPNYDYRYLCTDLSQRLWCPSLITIRARSLVRFSQLSRHSGEEFIYVLRGPIEVHTEHYAPARLNEGDALYIDSTMAHASLAIGDTDALVINVCYSPSAGHLQNLVDLARAAALSADIEAVDAPPREAGRPPWLNRSPK